From a single Arachnia propionica genomic region:
- the der gene encoding ribosome biogenesis GTPase Der, producing the protein MGGYDDASVRDRRRNMSEESTIKPVVAVVGRPNVGKSTLVNRILGRREAVVQDVPGVTRDRVSYDANWNGREFVLVDTGGWVSDAKGMAQQIAEQAELAISMADAVLFVVDATVGTLDEDEAVVKVLRRSRKPVVLAANKVDDQRHEAMAATMWNLGLGEPYPVSAMHGRGSGDLLDAVLAVLPEAPRESFEEIGGPRRVAIVGKPNVGKSSLLNKLAQQQRAVVSDVSGTTVDPVDEIVEVGGTVYRLIDTAGIRKRVREASGHEFYASLRTQTAIERAEVCVVVIDASTPVTDQDLRILTNVEETGRALVIAFNKWDLTDEERRCYLEREIERDLVAFRWAPTVNISALTGRNVDKLSRAIEAALEGWQTRVSTGKLNSFLGRLAASHPHPVRGGKQPRILFGTQAHNCPPTFVLFTSGQLDATYIRFIERRLREEFGFVGSPIHLEIRAREKHRNRQ; encoded by the coding sequence GTGGGCGGTTACGATGATGCGTCGGTTCGCGATAGGAGGCGCAACATGAGCGAGGAATCCACGATCAAGCCCGTGGTGGCGGTGGTGGGTCGTCCGAACGTCGGCAAATCCACGCTGGTCAACCGCATCCTGGGCCGCAGGGAGGCCGTGGTGCAGGATGTTCCGGGCGTCACCCGTGACCGTGTCTCGTACGACGCGAACTGGAATGGTCGCGAGTTCGTGCTGGTCGACACCGGCGGCTGGGTCTCGGACGCCAAGGGCATGGCGCAGCAGATAGCGGAGCAGGCGGAGCTCGCGATCTCGATGGCCGATGCGGTGCTGTTCGTCGTCGACGCCACCGTGGGCACCCTCGACGAGGACGAGGCCGTGGTCAAGGTACTCAGACGTTCCAGGAAACCCGTGGTGCTGGCCGCGAACAAGGTGGACGACCAGCGCCACGAGGCCATGGCGGCCACCATGTGGAACCTGGGGCTGGGGGAGCCGTACCCCGTCTCCGCCATGCACGGCAGGGGCTCCGGTGATCTCCTGGACGCGGTGCTCGCGGTCCTGCCGGAAGCTCCCCGGGAGAGTTTCGAAGAGATCGGCGGGCCGCGCCGGGTCGCGATCGTCGGGAAACCGAACGTGGGCAAGTCCTCGCTGCTGAACAAGCTGGCCCAGCAGCAGCGGGCGGTGGTCTCCGATGTCTCCGGAACCACCGTCGATCCCGTCGACGAGATCGTCGAGGTCGGCGGGACGGTGTACCGGCTCATTGACACCGCGGGTATCCGCAAGCGTGTCAGGGAAGCCTCGGGGCACGAGTTCTACGCCAGCCTGCGCACCCAGACCGCAATCGAACGCGCTGAGGTCTGCGTGGTGGTGATCGACGCCTCGACCCCGGTCACCGACCAGGATCTGCGCATCCTCACCAACGTCGAGGAAACGGGCCGGGCCCTGGTGATCGCCTTCAACAAGTGGGATCTCACCGACGAGGAGCGCCGCTGCTACCTAGAAAGGGAAATCGAACGCGACCTAGTCGCCTTCCGGTGGGCACCCACGGTCAACATCTCGGCGCTGACCGGACGCAACGTCGACAAGTTGAGCAGGGCCATCGAGGCGGCGCTAGAAGGGTGGCAGACGCGTGTCTCCACCGGCAAGCTGAACTCCTTCCTGGGGCGTCTGGCCGCCTCCCATCCACACCCGGTGCGCGGCGGCAAACAACCGCGGATTCTTTTCGGCACGCAGGCCCACAACTGCCCGCCCACCTTCGTGTTGTTTACCAGCGGCCAGTTGGACGCCACATATATACGCTTCATCGAACGCCGTCTCCGTGAGGAATTCGGCTTTGTCGGCTCACCCATCCACCTGGAGATCCGGGCCAGAGAGAAACACAGGAACCGGCAGTGA
- a CDS encoding sulfurtransferase, which yields MQNPLITVSQLAALRQQQDITLLDVRFGGPGSSGGQEHYLEGHIPGAVLVDMDTALASPSIGPGGRHPLPHPEAFEAAMRAAGVSNDRPVVVYDNWRSIAAARAWWLLQHHGHGDTFVLDGGLGAWQSAGLPVEQGNISPAPGDFRLGNNPSSAVLDADEAAGLASTGMLLDARPGDRFRGVGETVDPVAGHIPGARSLPAFELADEHGFLLPASELREKFEAVGAGEGIVGVYCGSGIQAAHVALASVVAGLPLPALYPGSWSDWITDPTRPVATGQ from the coding sequence ATGCAGAACCCACTGATCACTGTTTCTCAACTGGCCGCCCTGCGCCAGCAACAAGACATCACCCTTCTCGACGTGCGGTTCGGAGGACCGGGAAGCTCGGGTGGCCAAGAGCACTACCTCGAGGGACACATCCCCGGGGCTGTTCTGGTGGACATGGACACGGCGCTGGCTTCCCCGAGCATTGGTCCTGGCGGACGGCATCCGCTCCCTCACCCCGAGGCCTTCGAGGCGGCGATGCGGGCCGCGGGGGTCAGCAACGACCGGCCCGTCGTGGTCTACGACAACTGGAGGTCCATTGCCGCTGCTCGGGCATGGTGGCTTCTGCAGCACCACGGGCACGGTGACACGTTCGTCCTCGACGGCGGTCTCGGGGCCTGGCAGTCCGCCGGTCTTCCGGTGGAACAGGGGAACATTTCTCCGGCACCGGGGGATTTCCGACTGGGAAACAATCCTTCCTCCGCAGTGCTGGATGCCGATGAGGCGGCTGGGCTGGCCTCTACCGGAATGCTCCTGGACGCCCGCCCAGGAGACCGCTTCCGAGGTGTTGGCGAAACCGTCGATCCCGTGGCAGGGCACATCCCCGGGGCCCGCTCGCTGCCAGCGTTCGAACTCGCCGACGAGCACGGATTCCTGCTGCCGGCCAGCGAATTGCGGGAGAAGTTCGAGGCCGTGGGAGCCGGCGAGGGCATAGTCGGGGTCTACTGCGGATCCGGTATCCAGGCGGCGCACGTCGCCCTGGCTTCGGTGGTCGCAGGATTGCCTCTCCCAGCCCTTTATCCGGGCTCGTGGAGCGACTGGATCACCGATCCGACGCGTCCCGTCGCCACCGGGCAGTGA
- a CDS encoding SDR family oxidoreductase: MTVTRPVTIALTGVTGKLGGAVASGLQDLAPRLRLLVRDAGRVPRLEGDVAVMEYGDAEASRKALTGVDVLFMVSAGESSDRVRQHQVFVDAAATAGVGHIVYTSFLAAAPDATFTLARDHWHTEQHIRESGMAWTFLRDSFYLDFFPEIVDEQGVMRGPAGSGRVGAVARQDVARSAVAVLRDPSSHAERTYDMTGPETLSLTDMARIIGQTQGRKVTYREETVEEAYASRAHYGAPAWQVDAWVSTYTAIASGELNVVSDSVQILTGRSPMSMADLLGQG; the protein is encoded by the coding sequence GTGACAGTGACACGCCCCGTAACCATCGCTCTCACGGGAGTCACAGGGAAGCTCGGCGGGGCCGTGGCGAGTGGACTGCAGGACTTGGCTCCGCGGCTGAGGTTGCTGGTGCGCGACGCCGGCCGGGTGCCCCGGCTCGAGGGGGACGTGGCCGTGATGGAATACGGCGACGCGGAGGCTTCCCGCAAGGCACTGACCGGGGTTGACGTGCTCTTCATGGTTTCCGCCGGGGAAAGCTCGGACCGGGTGCGGCAGCATCAGGTCTTCGTAGACGCCGCAGCCACCGCAGGGGTCGGACACATCGTCTACACGTCCTTCCTGGCGGCCGCCCCGGATGCCACCTTCACCCTGGCCCGCGACCACTGGCACACCGAGCAGCACATCCGCGAATCGGGAATGGCATGGACCTTCCTGCGTGACTCGTTCTACCTGGATTTCTTCCCCGAGATCGTGGACGAGCAGGGGGTGATGCGCGGCCCGGCAGGCAGCGGCCGGGTGGGCGCAGTCGCCAGGCAGGACGTAGCACGATCAGCTGTTGCGGTCCTGCGCGACCCGTCATCCCACGCGGAGCGCACCTACGACATGACGGGCCCGGAGACGCTCTCGCTCACGGACATGGCCCGGATCATCGGTCAGACCCAGGGACGGAAGGTCACCTATCGGGAGGAAACCGTGGAAGAGGCCTACGCCTCGCGCGCCCACTACGGCGCCCCAGCCTGGCAGGTCGACGCCTGGGTGTCCACCTACACCGCGATCGCCTCCGGGGAGCTGAACGTGGTCTCCGACAGCGTCCAGATCCTGACCGGGCGGTCTCCCATGAGCATGGCGGATCTTCTCGGGCAGGGCTGA
- a CDS encoding arginase family protein → MSITSTDENARVLRLVWPQWQGAGRDVVASLLPEVPLGAARRGYAVGAQVLQEILPAHSGPTEFVDVPTGDEEDVVNGIESREAILESLRNALDALSRRDAERVLTLGGDCSVSVAPFSTLAERYGNDLAVVWIDSHPDMDTPETGYPGYHAMAVSTLLGHGAPEIVDMLPATLDPSRVALAGLHSWEEDAYANVAAWGLATFPPDDLRVSTEGLLTWLASTGASKVAIHLDVDTVDSHEVVLGLGQVPGGLTSTDVRRVVTDLAAAADVVGMTVAEFIPRTALVAQELLTGLPLLSP, encoded by the coding sequence ATGAGCATCACATCCACGGATGAAAACGCCCGCGTCCTCCGGCTGGTCTGGCCGCAGTGGCAGGGTGCCGGTCGTGACGTGGTCGCTTCCTTGCTGCCGGAGGTGCCACTCGGAGCCGCCAGGCGCGGGTACGCGGTGGGGGCGCAGGTGCTGCAGGAGATCCTGCCCGCCCATTCTGGGCCGACGGAATTCGTCGACGTCCCAACCGGTGACGAGGAAGACGTCGTGAATGGGATCGAGTCCCGGGAAGCCATCCTCGAATCACTCAGGAATGCGCTCGACGCGCTGTCCCGCCGCGACGCCGAACGCGTGCTCACCTTGGGAGGCGATTGTTCGGTGAGCGTCGCGCCGTTCTCCACCCTGGCCGAAAGATACGGGAATGACCTCGCGGTCGTCTGGATCGATTCACACCCCGACATGGACACGCCCGAAACCGGCTACCCCGGATATCACGCTATGGCGGTCAGCACACTGCTCGGGCACGGCGCCCCGGAGATCGTCGACATGCTCCCCGCCACTCTTGATCCTTCCCGGGTCGCTCTTGCAGGCCTGCACTCCTGGGAGGAGGATGCATACGCGAACGTCGCCGCGTGGGGATTGGCCACGTTCCCTCCAGACGATCTGAGAGTCTCGACCGAGGGTCTGCTCACTTGGCTGGCTTCAACGGGGGCGTCCAAGGTCGCGATCCACCTCGACGTCGACACCGTCGACAGCCACGAGGTCGTTCTCGGCCTCGGACAGGTTCCGGGTGGGTTGACATCCACGGATGTCCGACGGGTCGTGACGGATCTGGCGGCCGCAGCCGATGTGGTCGGCATGACCGTGGCCGAGTTCATCCCGAGGACCGCGCTCGTTGCACAGGAGCTTCTCACCGGCCTACCACTGCTCTCCCCGTGA
- a CDS encoding alpha-hydroxy acid oxidase → MVKRQFPKPSEIFDLLHFKKPTLNAKKRRLQDSLTIWDLRKIAKRRTPRAAFDYTDGAAEGELSLARARHAFEDIELHPDILHPAEDVDTSCEILGGPSAMPFGIAPTGFTRLMQTEGEIAGAGAAGAAGIPFTLSTLGTTSIEEVKATNPLGRNWFQLYVMRKREISYGLVDRAKQAGFDTLMFTVDTPVAGARLRDKRNGFSIPPQISLGTVLDALPRPWWWFDFLTTPKLEFASLSSTGGTVGELLDSAMDPTISHQDLDVIRGMWDGKIIIKGVQTVTDAKKLVDAGVDGILLSNHGGRQLDRAPVPFHLLPHVVREIGKDATVMVDTGIMNGADIAACMALGADFTLIGRAYLYGLMAGGRAGVDRAIEILREELVRTMKLLGVSSIAELEPRHITQLTRYVPVPKLAQHAAEALV, encoded by the coding sequence ATGGTCAAGCGCCAGTTCCCGAAGCCCAGTGAGATATTTGACCTGCTGCACTTCAAGAAACCAACCCTGAACGCCAAGAAGCGGCGTCTCCAGGACTCCCTGACGATCTGGGACCTGAGGAAGATAGCCAAGCGCCGCACCCCGAGGGCTGCCTTCGACTACACCGACGGCGCGGCAGAGGGAGAGCTCTCCCTCGCGCGGGCTCGTCATGCCTTCGAGGACATCGAACTGCATCCCGACATCCTCCATCCCGCGGAGGATGTCGACACTTCCTGCGAGATCCTCGGCGGACCGTCGGCCATGCCATTCGGGATCGCACCCACTGGATTCACTCGCCTGATGCAGACTGAGGGCGAGATCGCGGGCGCAGGAGCCGCCGGAGCCGCGGGCATCCCATTCACGCTGTCCACTCTCGGCACCACCTCCATCGAGGAAGTCAAAGCCACCAATCCGCTGGGCCGGAACTGGTTCCAGCTCTACGTGATGCGTAAGCGGGAAATCTCCTACGGCCTGGTGGACCGGGCCAAGCAGGCGGGATTCGACACCTTGATGTTCACCGTCGACACTCCCGTTGCAGGCGCTCGTCTGCGCGACAAGCGCAACGGTTTCTCGATCCCGCCGCAGATCTCCCTGGGAACCGTGCTCGACGCCCTGCCCCGTCCTTGGTGGTGGTTCGATTTCCTGACCACTCCGAAGCTGGAGTTTGCCTCCCTCAGTTCCACGGGAGGAACGGTGGGGGAGTTGCTCGACTCCGCGATGGATCCCACCATCAGCCACCAGGACCTCGATGTCATCCGTGGCATGTGGGACGGGAAGATCATCATCAAGGGTGTGCAGACCGTCACCGACGCCAAGAAACTCGTTGACGCGGGCGTCGACGGCATTCTGCTGTCCAACCACGGCGGCCGCCAGCTCGACCGTGCTCCGGTGCCGTTCCACCTGCTGCCGCACGTGGTCCGGGAAATCGGCAAGGACGCCACAGTGATGGTGGATACCGGCATCATGAACGGCGCCGATATCGCGGCCTGCATGGCGCTGGGCGCTGACTTCACCCTCATCGGCCGCGCCTACCTGTACGGTCTCATGGCTGGAGGACGTGCAGGCGTCGACCGCGCCATCGAAATCCTGCGGGAGGAACTGGTTCGCACCATGAAACTGCTGGGCGTCTCCAGCATCGCCGAGCTCGAACCCCGGCACATCACCCAACTCACGCGCTACGTGCCAGTCCCTAAACTGGCCCAGCATGCGGCAGAGGCCCTCGTCTGA
- a CDS encoding L,D-transpeptidase — MKLRLRSLLATLAGLTLLLPACSPANPGTQDTPVDAASVPSGTETSTQEASPTPVAPVGAMTITSSTDAALPSDPVTLSVENGTITNATVTGPGGAVDGTFEKDAWTPSKALELNTEYKLTATASDGTAKEATFKTVSPGSAETTFSLAYLDDNMGVGMPVHVKFNRAIPEEYRASIEKHAKVTVTPEQEGSWGWIGDTELAYRPKEYWKPGTKISFELKWLGVQATEKTWLKKDLPGSFSIKDVSRVIKVDIANYTTTVVENGEVVKTLPSTTGKEGFVTRSGTKLILEKYDSLKMDSETISIPSGSSESYNLNAEYAMRVTWTGEFIHAAPWSVDSQGKANVSHGCVGLSRENAGWLYEGTSVGDVVEFTGSERKMEPSEGMGVWLYSWDEWKALSASGS, encoded by the coding sequence ATGAAACTGCGCCTCCGCTCCCTGCTCGCCACTCTGGCGGGGTTGACGCTCTTGCTTCCAGCCTGTTCTCCGGCGAATCCCGGAACCCAGGACACCCCCGTAGACGCCGCATCGGTTCCTTCCGGGACCGAGACCTCCACTCAAGAAGCCTCACCCACCCCGGTGGCGCCGGTCGGGGCCATGACTATCACCTCATCGACGGACGCCGCCCTACCCAGTGACCCCGTCACCCTGAGCGTTGAGAACGGCACCATCACAAACGCCACGGTCACAGGGCCAGGAGGCGCGGTGGACGGCACCTTCGAAAAGGATGCCTGGACCCCCTCGAAAGCCCTTGAACTGAACACCGAGTACAAGCTCACCGCCACCGCCAGCGACGGCACGGCGAAAGAGGCCACCTTCAAGACGGTCTCACCGGGCTCAGCTGAGACCACTTTCAGCCTGGCCTACCTGGATGACAACATGGGTGTGGGCATGCCCGTGCACGTGAAATTCAACCGCGCTATCCCGGAGGAATACCGCGCCTCCATCGAGAAGCACGCCAAGGTCACCGTCACCCCTGAGCAGGAGGGGTCGTGGGGATGGATCGGTGACACCGAACTGGCTTACCGCCCAAAGGAGTACTGGAAGCCGGGAACGAAGATTTCCTTCGAGCTGAAGTGGCTGGGGGTGCAGGCAACCGAGAAAACATGGCTGAAGAAGGACCTCCCCGGAAGTTTCTCCATCAAGGATGTGTCACGCGTCATCAAGGTGGACATTGCGAACTACACCACCACCGTGGTCGAGAACGGGGAAGTGGTCAAGACCCTGCCTTCGACCACCGGGAAGGAAGGGTTCGTCACTCGCTCCGGCACCAAACTGATCCTGGAAAAATACGACAGCCTGAAGATGGACTCCGAAACCATCTCGATTCCTTCGGGCAGTTCCGAGTCCTACAACCTGAACGCAGAGTACGCCATGCGGGTCACTTGGACGGGTGAGTTCATTCATGCTGCTCCGTGGTCGGTCGATTCCCAGGGGAAGGCGAATGTCAGTCATGGCTGTGTCGGACTCAGCAGGGAGAACGCCGGATGGCTCTACGAGGGCACCAGCGTTGGTGATGTCGTGGAATTCACCGGGTCTGAGAGGAAGATGGAGCCCTCCGAGGGAATGGGGGTGTGGCTCTATTCGTGGGATGAGTGGAAAGCACTTTCAGCCTCCGGTTCATGA
- a CDS encoding DUF4040 family protein, whose translation MPVIVPVVLLALAFVTTPLFVRFLGRNAGWPLSALYVAAAAFEAPAAGAVAAGQRSAWTLDWLPALSIRLAFTADGLGLVFSFIALLIGAVVFVYSTRYLAVGRNYAFYQVMTAFTLSMQALVLADDLVVLFICWELTSLASFLLIASAGNAGEGASMRTLLITFVGGVLLLLAIAAIWWRTGTTSLSGDSGAFAHEVWVSDPGFTTLIAVLVALAGFTKAAQFPFHVWLPDAMAAITPVSAYLHAAAVVKAGIFLLLRFSPVLHANAVWNGLLVTVGLITTCVGGYFALEQTDAKKLMAYSTVSQLGLLTASIGLGTEAGIAAAVLHTIAHALFKSGLFMMVGVVDHATDTRDLRRFPPGLYRRMPFSFAVMALGCASMAGIPPMLGFVSKEAILASLLGAPGASWTGWAAFLVAVVGSVLTFAYCARVLLGIFFDGTDEDRSVHMHDPLLAGSAALPILVSVPLVAWLGGLSGPVGLAAGAALGGAVPGTHLALWHGLSPELYATMGILLLGSIIAWRRKPLAGWVLRHRFPLNGSKAMWHISEWTRRFGALQARAVASDTATRHIVPILGLLGVLGLAGSWAAHVAGLQDQQPGLTKSIDVIVFVLITAATVGVCISRVRIAAVLSLSAVGILATVQILALGAPDVALTQLLVESLNIIVIMLVLQRLPVQFPVRRRGRNLLTLAASALVGGGVAALTWALTARRDKSDLAKEFLERTKELASGDNVVNVILVEFRGFDTLGELSVLAMTAVAILALLSTVRDRYIDPPGEDPYVVAVTALQINQDPRSRAHRAIMDAWPNAVSLQVMLRFMTPLLVVISAVLFWRGHNSPGGGFNAALVAASLVGLIYLSTSKDRSVGPPRLPLFLVGGGVMLAVATGFLDLFLTGSFLQPIHGEILGNHLTTSMIFDAGVYLAVVGLILVSFNVLGATRGTQAGGEGTRERIDELLEGELPGPLETVRGERPRRPAIRTRFIAEGTRPKETKK comes from the coding sequence ATGCCTGTCATCGTTCCTGTCGTCCTTCTCGCACTGGCTTTCGTGACCACCCCGTTGTTCGTCCGTTTCCTGGGACGAAACGCAGGGTGGCCCTTGTCGGCGCTCTATGTGGCTGCTGCTGCATTCGAGGCTCCTGCTGCAGGCGCCGTGGCGGCGGGGCAGCGGTCGGCTTGGACCCTGGACTGGCTGCCCGCCCTCAGCATTCGGCTGGCCTTCACGGCGGACGGTCTGGGCCTCGTCTTCAGTTTTATTGCGCTGCTGATCGGTGCAGTCGTTTTTGTCTATTCGACGCGCTACCTCGCGGTCGGCAGGAACTATGCCTTTTACCAGGTGATGACGGCGTTCACCCTCTCGATGCAAGCACTGGTGCTCGCTGATGACCTGGTGGTGCTGTTCATCTGCTGGGAACTGACGTCCTTGGCGTCCTTCCTGTTGATCGCATCCGCTGGGAACGCGGGCGAAGGCGCCTCAATGCGCACTCTCCTGATCACATTCGTCGGTGGTGTCCTGCTTCTGCTCGCGATCGCTGCCATCTGGTGGCGCACGGGCACCACCTCGCTGTCAGGGGATTCAGGGGCTTTCGCCCACGAGGTTTGGGTCTCCGACCCTGGCTTCACGACGTTGATAGCTGTTCTGGTGGCCCTGGCCGGGTTCACGAAGGCCGCCCAGTTCCCGTTCCATGTGTGGCTCCCTGATGCCATGGCCGCGATCACCCCGGTCAGTGCTTATCTTCACGCCGCGGCGGTCGTCAAGGCCGGCATCTTCCTGTTGCTGCGTTTCAGTCCCGTTCTACACGCAAACGCGGTCTGGAACGGTCTTCTGGTGACGGTTGGGTTGATCACCACCTGCGTCGGCGGGTACTTCGCCCTGGAACAAACCGACGCCAAGAAGCTGATGGCCTACTCCACTGTCAGCCAGCTGGGTCTGTTGACCGCGAGTATCGGGTTGGGCACCGAGGCCGGTATCGCGGCAGCGGTGTTGCACACCATCGCGCACGCCCTGTTCAAGTCCGGGTTGTTCATGATGGTGGGTGTGGTCGATCACGCCACCGACACCCGCGATCTTCGCCGTTTCCCACCCGGACTGTACAGGCGGATGCCTTTTAGCTTCGCGGTGATGGCGCTGGGATGCGCGTCGATGGCCGGCATCCCACCGATGCTGGGGTTTGTCTCGAAAGAAGCGATCCTGGCCTCGCTGCTGGGGGCTCCCGGGGCGTCGTGGACCGGTTGGGCGGCTTTCCTGGTGGCCGTCGTGGGTTCCGTGCTCACCTTCGCCTACTGCGCTCGGGTCCTGCTCGGAATTTTCTTCGACGGTACGGACGAGGACCGTTCAGTACACATGCACGATCCGTTGCTCGCGGGAAGCGCGGCGTTGCCGATCCTGGTTTCCGTACCTCTGGTCGCATGGCTCGGGGGGCTGTCGGGCCCGGTGGGGTTGGCCGCCGGGGCGGCTCTCGGTGGGGCTGTCCCCGGGACCCATCTGGCCCTGTGGCACGGCCTCAGCCCGGAGCTGTACGCGACGATGGGCATCCTGCTCCTCGGGTCCATCATCGCGTGGCGGCGCAAGCCTTTGGCCGGCTGGGTGTTGCGGCATCGGTTCCCGCTCAACGGTTCCAAGGCCATGTGGCACATCTCGGAGTGGACCCGTCGTTTCGGCGCATTGCAGGCCCGTGCCGTCGCCTCGGACACCGCCACCCGGCACATCGTCCCGATCCTGGGTTTGCTGGGGGTGCTCGGTCTGGCGGGCAGCTGGGCAGCCCACGTCGCCGGCTTGCAGGATCAACAACCGGGACTGACCAAGTCAATCGACGTCATCGTGTTCGTCCTCATCACCGCGGCCACCGTCGGGGTCTGTATCTCCCGGGTGCGCATCGCGGCGGTGCTGTCGTTGTCGGCGGTCGGGATCCTCGCGACAGTTCAGATCCTGGCCCTGGGAGCCCCCGACGTAGCCCTCACCCAGCTTCTGGTGGAGAGCCTGAACATCATCGTGATCATGCTCGTTCTTCAGCGGCTCCCGGTCCAGTTCCCGGTGCGCCGCCGGGGCCGGAACCTGCTGACCCTGGCCGCCTCCGCGCTGGTGGGTGGAGGGGTCGCGGCCCTCACCTGGGCCCTGACGGCACGGCGCGACAAGTCGGATCTGGCCAAGGAGTTCCTCGAACGAACGAAGGAACTTGCCTCGGGCGACAACGTCGTGAACGTGATTCTCGTGGAGTTCCGCGGATTCGACACCCTGGGCGAATTGAGCGTACTCGCCATGACGGCGGTCGCCATCTTGGCCCTGCTCTCAACGGTGAGGGACCGCTACATCGATCCACCTGGCGAGGACCCCTACGTGGTTGCGGTGACGGCACTGCAGATAAACCAGGACCCACGCTCGCGCGCACACCGCGCGATCATGGATGCATGGCCCAACGCGGTCAGCCTGCAGGTGATGCTTCGCTTCATGACCCCACTTCTCGTGGTGATCTCCGCCGTCCTGTTCTGGCGTGGACACAACAGCCCGGGCGGAGGCTTCAATGCGGCCCTGGTGGCCGCTTCCCTGGTGGGACTGATCTACCTGTCGACCTCCAAGGACCGTTCAGTGGGCCCGCCCCGGCTACCCCTCTTCCTGGTCGGAGGAGGAGTCATGCTGGCGGTTGCCACCGGTTTTCTCGACCTGTTCCTGACCGGTTCTTTCCTGCAACCGATCCACGGGGAGATTCTGGGGAATCACCTGACCACGTCGATGATCTTCGACGCCGGCGTGTACCTGGCGGTCGTGGGGCTGATACTCGTCTCCTTCAATGTGCTGGGCGCCACTCGGGGTACCCAAGCCGGAGGTGAGGGAACCCGCGAACGCATTGACGAGCTGCTGGAGGGTGAGCTTCCAGGGCCGCTGGAGACCGTTCGGGGGGAACGTCCCCGGCGTCCCGCGATCCGGACTCGCTTCATCGCTGAGGGCACCCGTCCGAAGGAAACCAAGAAATGA
- a CDS encoding cation:proton antiporter subunit C, translating into MILIATIFVLVTGGVYLLLQRSMVRAVFGLGLLSHAVNFVLLTTGVPGWRTEPITDGTSTGTVADPLPQAFVLTAIVITLATSILMLAMAVIGRNDNMLRHPETGETHRV; encoded by the coding sequence ATGATCTTGATAGCCACGATCTTCGTTCTGGTCACCGGCGGGGTGTACCTCCTGCTCCAGCGTTCCATGGTGCGCGCAGTGTTCGGGCTCGGACTCCTGAGTCACGCCGTCAACTTCGTCCTGCTCACCACCGGAGTGCCGGGCTGGCGGACGGAACCCATCACCGACGGAACCAGTACGGGCACGGTGGCGGATCCGCTCCCGCAGGCCTTCGTTCTGACCGCGATCGTGATCACCCTGGCCACGAGCATCCTGATGCTCGCCATGGCCGTCATCGGGCGCAACGACAACATGCTGCGCCATCCCGAGACGGGGGAGACCCACCGCGTATGA